CTTTGATTCGAGGCCTAATAGTAAATTAGTCTTTTAACTTTCTTTAGACCTTGGTTCATGCTTCATttttaccaaattttttttactaaattaaaaagaagttaAAACTGTTTTATAGATCTATTAATAATTAATTGGGTGTTTGGGGCTCAGggatttttctttaaataaagcGTTTGGGCCTATTGAAATGAATCGTTTGTCTGGGACGTGCCTTGAGAAAATGAGAGGTAACAACTATTTTGTTGTTGAAGGATTATTTATAACTTAGTGATCAAAataacaaactccccctttctACAATGCTTTTCATGACTCTACTTGTTGTTGATCATTCTATTTTGATGGGTCTCTCTTCAAAGTTCAAAGCAAGAAAACTATGTACATAGATACGAACAATAGAAAAAGTCATTCTTAAAATTGAACTAGAAAAGAAAACCTCAAATAATCTTTTGTAGTGATTTATACATTTAATtcaatacatataatataataacTTATTTTAGTATTACGAGCTCTttcttggaaaaaaaaaacatagatcAAACCCTTATTCTTGCACGACTTTTGAATTATCTTGGCATCGATTATTAACCATGTATTTAAATTATAAGTTAggtgatatttttttttttgtgtatcATGGAGGTGGGTGACTTATACTCCTACATTAATTTTCTTATATTCATTCACTAATGATTCAATAACATAATAATGATACGATAAAATCCAAAAGTATATCTTATCGTTAAATGATATATTTATTTGTAATAACAcgtatatttttctttatctcCGTTGTATTAAAAGGGACGAAAGAGAATTTTTAATTCCTCCATTTACCCTTAAATTTTCTCACAAATGTACCTTTCTTATATTTGGCTATACTTCAATCACATTTTCTCGTACATATCATCTTAAATTCATCTTTCAAGAAATGTACTCGTTATCGTACTTCCTTTTTCTTTAAGaacatttaaaattataaataaaaatatatgacTTCATTTCTATCTCTTTTATTACTTTTTAACTTTAagtctatattttaaaattaataaaaattatatttgttcTATAATATACGTTTCACGTTAAAAAATCACGTTTCAACGTTTACGATTCATTTCACATATTTTATATTCAATTATTGATTAAATAAAGTATACACTAGTTAATTACAATTAAAATGGATTACAAGAATACATTTTTACCTTTGCTTTTTCATCCTTTTAATTTaggaaaattgtaaaaaaaaattgataaatttgataaaatatagcaaaattttatattctatcaatgataaacattTATATGTTTCTATCAGTCATATTGATAGACATTTAGTCTATCAGTGTCTTTCATTGCAATGTCCTTTCAATTGATataatccaaaattttgcttgtaaatatttcaatttattttactatatttaaaaatgtccttttaatttaagtaattattaattaataggGATAATAATCGAGTGTATagcaacatttttttaaaaaaattacaattttatCAAAATCCACCCGCAGTAGATTTTTATCACTACTAGACTTTTGTGATCTGTCAATAACTCTTTTCatacataataataatttaaaggtttttttaaaaataaaataaatggacaaactatttacattcaAAAGAACaaaaccattaaaaaaaaaatttattacacttgatttttttataaaatgtaaatattttgtcaaatattatattttcttttacaatttCTCTCGTTTTTTTAATCTAGTGGTTATATTTAGGGTTACTTTtagtatttttaaaatgatattgtTTATGGGTTGATTAATTAAGTCTGGATGACTAGttaacaaaacatttgaaaatttcaataatttttgtGACATCCaatctttctttttcctaatcTTATATTATCCAATAGtctttaaacatatatataaatttaacctatcatcatcttcatccaaacacagtaaaaaaaaatgtttactGTCGTTTCAATTACTAATACCTGCCGTTTCGACGGCATCAAAATGACGTCGTTTGAAGGGAAGTTGAAGCATTTTATCCGTTTGGGTTTTTTACAAAGCTGAGGTGGCAAAATTTTGACTACGGTTAACGGGTTAATTTCAGTTGGTGCGAAAGGTCTACGACCGTCGGTGGACATTAACCGTAGGTTAACTTTTACCCGttggaaaaatataataataataataaaaagataaaagagagagagaaaaagaaaaaaacagaaagaaaaaagagttttattattaaaaacagacagagagaaagagaaagaatcGCTTTGTATATAAGCCAACGAAGCCAAAGCCTATAATTCTGGAATACGAGAGAAGAGAGTAAAAGCATAAGAGAGAACCTCCTCCGTGTGCGACGGCGACCGGCTGTTTTGGTGGTAGCGCTATTCAACGGACATAGAGCTACGGCCATGGCAGATTCTAATGACTCTGTTTCCGTCGATATGGAGAAGATCTATCTCGGTGGCAaggtttctttctttcttttttttttgctctaaattttaattaatttcttccATTTCGTCATCTGGGTTTTTCTTTTATGCATTTGTTTATGGTGTAGTTGAATCGGgggtttctttttcttttttgttggttggtttttcttttgttgttgctgATTTGATTGAGAAAGTatcctgtttttttttttttttttttggttgtgTTGTGGGGTTGGGGATTCTCATTATTGGTGAAATGTCTTATGGCATTTTATAGGTTTGTTTGgatgtgaagaagaaaaaaaaagtaggaaATTATTTGGGGGATTATAACTTTTTCCACTCTTTGTGTTTCTATTTCCTATTCCGATCTGGTTCATTTCTTTGGCTTGATTGACTAAGAATTTTCCAATTTTTTGGAAgttgttaataattaagttCAAACCTTTTTTcccaaaaattcattaattaacTACTTAATGGGTTTGGTTTTGAGGTTACTTTCTTGATTCAGGGATTGGTGTTTTATCCCTGCTTTGTTTTTAAATGCAAGATGTGATAACGATGGGCTTTGTGCATTTCCTATTTCCGGCTTTTggggtcttttttttttttttttttttctgatcctaATTGTTACGTTCTCTTTTTAGGTTTTATTATGTTCAATTTCgtattcaatttttctttaCCTCTTTTGATCAAGGGTTTTCACCTGGTCGAGCTTTTAATGATGGTTACAACGGATTGAAGACATCTTGTTTATCTTTTGTTTGTGCTTTTTAATGATCTTTAATTGTTTTTATTGATTGTTCGTTTGAACTTTCCAATTATCAATGGCTTATGTAGACgttgttgtttgttagatatattttccattttctttccttcttatTCTTGCTATGGtggtattttatttttaaatttcttttgtaGATTAAGATTGTTTCTACTTTTTGACCTTTTTCTTATTCtatggttttttattttatttgttgttatATTTATCCCTTGTGATTGTGGTACTGCTCGTCGATGAAAGCAAATTGTAGTCTACTGAATAAACCATACCTTTGCTCACTTTTCtgcttcttttcttctttttgtaatGGAACTTTATTTGTGTTGACAGGGGTAGTTGCTTGTTTATCTTGGCTGttgtcataatttttttaagctATTGATAATTTAAATGCTGAGCCATAAATTTGTTATGCGCACTACTTTTATAAAGTTTATACTAAGTTGAAGGGATAAGTTAGCTTGGGCATCTTGAAAGGAAGGGCACTTGGACTGTTCTTTACAGATATACTTGGCTGGAAATGTTGGCTAGTTGAACATTATTCTTTCCTCACAAGCTTCCTTTTTACTCATCCATAGATCATATGGAAATAATATGTGATTAGAACAATGGACAACTATGAGAATGTTTCGTATCGATGTTCTTCTTGATTTGAATGCTTTCATTTCCCCCATTACTTTTCACATCATCTTACTGACTTAATACATGCCACTCATGTTATTCTCAGGAGCATCATGTACAAACTGGCCGGGGTTCTGTGTCTGTAATAGTCTGTGGAGACCAAGATAAGCCGCCACTTATTACTTATCCTGATTTGGCTCTAAATCGTAAGTGCTTTGTGTTATATTTATGTTGTGATTTTGATGgtgatattttatatatttggtTTCTTGTTATATTATGTGAGATAAATTTTAAGTGGTGCCTTTGCCCTGAGTTCTTGCAGATATGTCATGTTTTCAAGGATTATTCTTTTTCCCAGAAGCAGCTTCGTTGCTACTTCATAACTTTTGCATCTACCATATCAGCCCTCCTGGACATGAGGTCTATATTATTGTTGAGTAAATTTGTGTCATGGATAACTTTGGGCTTCTCCTGAATACTATATTCACATAATTTCCTTTTTGGAACTTTACCAAGAGTTCTTGCAGTTAGGAGCTGGTGAGATTTGTGAGGATGATCCTTCACCCTCTGCCGATGATTTAGCAGATCAAATCCTTGAGGTTCTCAACTTTTTTGGGTAATTACACTTGTCCCTCTCCTCCGCTATTGAATATGAGATAAAAGATTATGTAGCTGACTTAACACTGGGATATTTCTATTACAGACTCGGTGCAGTTATGTGCATGGGGGTGACAGCTGGCGCTTACATTCTTAGTCTTTTTGCTGTACGTTCTTCGTATCATAAAATTCATCGTATCATGAAATCAAAGTTTTTCTTGGTCTGACCAATTTATTATTTTACAGTTGAAGTATAGAGAGCGAGTTCTTGGTTTAATTCTTATATCCCCCTTATGCAAGTCGCCCTCTTGGTCCGAGTGGTTCTATAATAAGGTAgtcttttcatcatttcttacCCTCAAATACACTGAAGTTTTGATACATTTTATATATCACATATCCCTTGTAAATTGCAGGTAATGTCGAACTTGTTGTACTTCTATGGCATGTGCGGTTTGTTGAAAGAGTGCTTGCTTCAGC
The sequence above is drawn from the Cucumis melo cultivar AY chromosome 2, USDA_Cmelo_AY_1.0, whole genome shotgun sequence genome and encodes:
- the LOC103492303 gene encoding protein NDL1 isoform X1, producing MADSNDSVSVDMEKIYLGGKEHHVQTGRGSVSVIVCGDQDKPPLITYPDLALNHMSCFQGLFFFPEAASLLLHNFCIYHISPPGHELGAGEICEDDPSPSADDLADQILEVLNFFGLGAVMCMGVTAGAYILSLFALKYRERVLGLILISPLCKSPSWSEWFYNKVMSNLLYFYGMCGLLKECLLQRYFSKEVRGSAEVAESDIVQACRKLLDERQSNNVLRFLQAINRRPDITEGLKRLRCRTLIFVGDSSPFHSEALHMISKLDRRYSALVEVQACGSMVTEEQPHAMLIPMEYFFMGYGLYRPCQFSDSPRSPLSPSCISPELLSPESMGLKLKPIKTRIS
- the LOC103492303 gene encoding protein NDL1 isoform X2, coding for MDNYENEHHVQTGRGSVSVIVCGDQDKPPLITYPDLALNHMSCFQGLFFFPEAASLLLHNFCIYHISPPGHELGAGEICEDDPSPSADDLADQILEVLNFFGLGAVMCMGVTAGAYILSLFALKYRERVLGLILISPLCKSPSWSEWFYNKVMSNLLYFYGMCGLLKECLLQRYFSKEVRGSAEVAESDIVQACRKLLDERQSNNVLRFLQAINRRPDITEGLKRLRCRTLIFVGDSSPFHSEALHMISKLDRRYSALVEVQACGSMVTEEQPHAMLIPMEYFFMGYGLYRPCQFSDSPRSPLSPSCISPELLSPESMGLKLKPIKTRIS